From Amphritea atlantica, a single genomic window includes:
- a CDS encoding transporter substrate-binding domain-containing protein, whose protein sequence is MSITTHIKISALALLLLLLSNTATAACQTNFLVGWLNWKPYQRWENGKVTGMDIELLEAIMQTAGCSYELTKVPWERTMRYIKSGDLDLALGASKTAERSEWAYFSEPYRREIMAIFVRSNEYEKWNAAQNFEQLADLHPRIMALRGAYYGSTWNQIKDRFFVHQLNQYKQLIKMLEVQRTDVVLTDLYNGKVLVKELGIEEEITTLDWNASDDEIHMIFSQATVNPTDIELINDAIRKLRETGKLNEIINRYH, encoded by the coding sequence ATGTCGATAACAACCCATATTAAGATTTCAGCGCTGGCACTTCTGTTGCTGCTCTTAAGCAACACGGCAACCGCAGCCTGTCAAACCAACTTCCTGGTGGGCTGGCTGAACTGGAAGCCTTACCAGAGATGGGAAAATGGCAAAGTCACCGGGATGGATATCGAACTTCTTGAAGCAATTATGCAGACCGCCGGCTGCAGCTATGAGCTTACAAAAGTCCCCTGGGAACGGACGATGCGCTATATTAAGTCCGGTGATCTGGACTTGGCGCTCGGTGCCTCAAAAACAGCAGAACGATCAGAATGGGCCTATTTCTCAGAACCTTACCGAAGGGAGATCATGGCTATTTTTGTACGCAGCAATGAGTATGAAAAGTGGAATGCGGCACAAAACTTTGAACAACTGGCCGACTTGCATCCACGTATTATGGCGTTACGCGGAGCCTACTACGGCAGCACCTGGAATCAGATAAAGGATCGCTTTTTTGTACACCAGCTTAATCAGTACAAGCAATTAATCAAAATGCTTGAAGTACAGCGTACCGACGTTGTATTAACCGATCTCTATAACGGTAAAGTGTTAGTCAAAGAACTCGGAATTGAAGAAGAAATAACAACTCTGGACTGGAATGCCAGCGATGATGAGATCCACATGATATTCAGTCAGGCAACCGTTAATCCAACCGATATCGAACTGATCAATGACGCTATTCGTAAACTGCGCGAAACCGGCAAACTGAATGAGATCATCAATCGCTACCACTAA
- a CDS encoding alanine:cation symporter family protein has translation MQEFVDFTNGIIWSPALIYLCLGAGLFYSILTRFVQVRMFREMWILLFSGRASEKGISSFQALAVSLSGRVGTGNIAGVAAAIGFGGPGAVFWMWVVAFLGAATAYTESTLAQIYKEEHEGQYRGGPAFYFEKAMGQKWFAWIFAIATILACGICLPGVQANSIGNAVEATFGSGAMIETTMGTLSFAKILTGTVVVLTLGFIIFGGVKRIASFTQIVVPFMALAYIIIAGVIVLLNIDMLPSVIGMIFEDAFTPMAGMGAAIGWGVKRGVYSNEAGQGTGPHAAAAASVEHPAQQGLVQAFSVYIDTLFVCSATAFMILITGAYNVHGVGDTFLVQNLGADIAANGPLFTQQAIEKVLPGLGNPFVAFALFFFSFTTILAYYYIAETNIAYIQRTIKIPGMIGALKLVLMAATFYGAVKTANLAWGLGDIGVGLMAWLNIAGILIIFFMSKPALKALRDYEAQHKAGVENYTFNPLKLGIKNATFWEKRYNKRTAAPKKETETETEKETELV, from the coding sequence ATGCAAGAATTTGTCGATTTTACAAACGGCATTATCTGGAGCCCCGCTCTGATCTATCTCTGCCTTGGGGCAGGTCTTTTCTACTCAATTCTGACCCGCTTTGTACAAGTACGAATGTTCCGTGAAATGTGGATTCTGCTTTTCTCGGGCAGAGCCTCTGAAAAAGGGATCTCATCCTTCCAGGCGCTGGCAGTTTCACTGTCCGGACGCGTAGGTACCGGTAATATTGCAGGCGTTGCCGCCGCGATCGGTTTTGGTGGTCCAGGGGCCGTTTTCTGGATGTGGGTCGTCGCCTTCCTCGGTGCCGCCACTGCATACACTGAATCCACCCTGGCACAGATCTACAAAGAGGAGCATGAGGGGCAATACCGCGGTGGCCCGGCCTTCTACTTTGAGAAAGCAATGGGGCAAAAATGGTTTGCCTGGATCTTTGCTATCGCCACCATTCTGGCGTGCGGCATCTGTCTGCCAGGCGTTCAGGCAAACAGTATCGGTAACGCCGTTGAAGCCACATTCGGTTCCGGCGCGATGATTGAAACCACCATGGGCACGCTGAGCTTCGCTAAGATTCTCACCGGTACTGTTGTGGTCCTGACTCTGGGCTTCATTATCTTTGGCGGTGTAAAACGTATCGCCAGCTTCACCCAGATCGTTGTGCCTTTCATGGCCCTGGCTTACATCATCATCGCCGGCGTTATCGTACTGCTCAACATCGATATGCTGCCCAGCGTTATCGGTATGATTTTCGAAGATGCCTTTACTCCGATGGCCGGCATGGGTGCAGCGATCGGCTGGGGTGTAAAACGGGGGGTTTACTCCAACGAAGCAGGTCAGGGAACAGGTCCGCATGCGGCAGCAGCGGCATCTGTTGAGCACCCTGCTCAGCAGGGTCTGGTACAGGCATTCTCGGTATACATCGATACGCTGTTCGTCTGTTCAGCTACCGCGTTTATGATCCTGATTACCGGTGCATATAATGTACATGGGGTTGGCGATACATTCCTGGTGCAGAATCTGGGAGCCGATATTGCGGCGAACGGCCCGCTGTTTACTCAACAGGCGATTGAAAAAGTGCTGCCTGGCCTTGGCAACCCATTTGTCGCCTTTGCACTGTTCTTTTTCTCCTTTACCACGATTCTGGCGTATTACTACATCGCCGAAACCAACATCGCCTATATCCAGCGTACAATCAAAATCCCGGGCATGATCGGTGCTCTTAAGCTGGTATTGATGGCGGCTACCTTCTACGGTGCGGTTAAAACTGCCAACCTGGCATGGGGGCTGGGTGATATCGGTGTTGGCCTGATGGCATGGCTGAACATTGCCGGTATTCTGATCATCTTCTTTATGTCTAAACCGGCTCTGAAAGCGCTCAGAGATTATGAAGCACAGCACAAGGCAGGCGTTGAAAACTATACCTTTAACCCGCTGAAACTGGGCATCAAAAATGCCACTTTCTGGGAAAAACGTTACAACAAACGTACTGCGGCACCGAAGAAAGAAACTGAAACTGAAACTGAAAAAGAAACTGAACTGGTTTAA
- a CDS encoding phnA protein — protein sequence MSKGHAKHQERHHGLSQFGKDLVRRCGSKCELCEDHGVKLVVYEVPPIEAEPDYDHCIMICETCEGQLDRPKTIDATYWRFLANSMWSSVTPVKVISVAMLQHLAKQEAWAGELLEQVYMDEEERAWSEEVELF from the coding sequence ATGTCAAAAGGCCATGCGAAACATCAGGAAAGACATCATGGTTTGTCACAGTTTGGCAAGGATCTGGTGCGCCGTTGCGGTTCTAAATGCGAGCTGTGTGAAGACCATGGGGTTAAGTTGGTGGTCTATGAAGTGCCGCCCATTGAGGCCGAGCCTGATTACGATCACTGTATTATGATCTGTGAGACCTGTGAGGGGCAGCTGGATCGGCCAAAAACGATCGATGCTACCTACTGGCGCTTTCTGGCCAACTCAATGTGGAGCTCTGTGACACCGGTTAAGGTGATCTCGGTGGCGATGCTGCAACATTTGGCGAAGCAGGAAGCCTGGGCCGGAGAGTTGCTGGAACAGGTGTACATGGATGAGGAGGAGCGAGCATGGTCAGAAGAGGTTGAACTTTTTTAA
- the hrpB gene encoding ATP-dependent helicase HrpB, with protein sequence MSTLPVSDVLDQLRAALSQYDDVVLEAPPGAGKTTLVPLELLSHPELSGQKILMLEPRRLAARMAATWMAEQLGEPVGKTVGYRVRMDSKVSADTRIEVVTEGILTRMLQDDPSLEAYGLVIFDEFHERSLDADFGLALALQGRELFREDQPLKLLLMSATLDKRVIEQLLPQAPLVSSKGRMFPVDIRYLGAPGRDQRLDQQVARAVQQALEDETGSLLVFLPGQKEIRGVMNALRGQVSDSVMLAPLYGDLSIQAQQQAIAPAPAGQRKVVLATNIAETSLTIEGIRVVIDAGLSREARLDPASGMTRLHTCRVSRAASIQRAGRAGRMEPGCCYRLWSESQQEQLAAHTTPEILATDLTSLALQMARWGVEDPAELRWLNQPPEAALNQGRDLLLRLGALQTTATGLQLTDAGAKMAQLPLHPRLAHLLLVGWQCGCGKLACDIAALLSERDPLSGDADFERRLSWLKGDIVCAASQKGILQRIRQLSQQFYRLCNRHLGELSQCAVALSESALSAMLIAQAYPDRIASQRREGGGDYQLSGGRAVRLAETDPLAKQRWLAVANCGGMQGQSADRVFLAMALPETLFASELSGLVQQHKVVDWDRRQERMCCELQRRIGVLVLSRQELEEIPLAEKNLALIQMIRKQGLQILPWNKEIQRWRQRVMFLHQTQPDKAGWPDLSDQALLDTLETWLQPWLDPVNHINHFARLDLAGILQGLLPWPLPNELEKLAPTRLKLPSGHSAAIDYSEFPPVLAVKLQEMLGSTDTPVIGYGVAVKIHLLSPARRPLAVTQDLASFWANSYREVQKDMKGRYPKHQWPDNPQEALPSDGIKRKKRNE encoded by the coding sequence ATGAGCACTCTTCCCGTATCGGACGTCCTGGATCAGCTTCGTGCTGCATTGAGTCAATATGACGATGTGGTGCTTGAGGCCCCGCCTGGCGCGGGTAAAACCACTCTGGTGCCGCTTGAACTGCTGTCGCATCCTGAACTGAGTGGACAAAAGATCCTGATGCTTGAGCCACGGCGTCTGGCTGCCCGGATGGCTGCCACGTGGATGGCAGAGCAGTTGGGAGAGCCAGTCGGCAAAACGGTGGGTTACCGGGTGCGGATGGACTCAAAAGTCAGTGCGGATACCCGCATCGAAGTGGTAACCGAAGGTATTCTGACCCGCATGTTGCAGGATGATCCCAGTCTTGAAGCGTATGGCCTGGTGATTTTCGATGAGTTTCATGAGCGAAGTCTGGACGCCGATTTTGGTCTGGCGCTGGCACTGCAGGGGCGCGAGCTGTTCCGTGAGGATCAGCCGCTGAAGTTGCTGCTGATGTCAGCCACCCTGGATAAGCGGGTGATAGAGCAGTTGCTGCCTCAGGCCCCGCTGGTCAGCAGTAAAGGACGGATGTTTCCGGTTGATATCCGTTATCTGGGAGCGCCGGGGCGTGATCAGCGCCTGGATCAGCAGGTTGCACGGGCGGTACAACAGGCACTGGAAGATGAAACCGGAAGCCTGCTGGTATTTCTGCCCGGACAGAAAGAGATTCGCGGTGTAATGAATGCCCTGCGCGGACAGGTGTCCGATAGCGTTATGCTGGCACCCCTTTACGGGGATCTGAGTATTCAGGCTCAGCAGCAGGCGATAGCGCCGGCGCCAGCGGGACAGCGCAAGGTGGTGCTGGCCACGAATATTGCTGAAACCAGTTTGACCATTGAAGGGATCCGGGTGGTGATCGATGCAGGGCTGAGTCGTGAAGCCCGGCTTGATCCGGCCAGTGGCATGACCCGGTTACATACCTGCAGAGTGTCGCGAGCCGCCAGTATCCAGCGAGCGGGCCGGGCAGGACGGATGGAGCCGGGCTGCTGTTACCGGCTCTGGTCGGAGAGCCAGCAGGAACAGCTGGCGGCTCATACGACGCCGGAAATTCTTGCTACCGATCTGACCTCGCTGGCGCTGCAGATGGCGCGCTGGGGAGTGGAAGACCCTGCCGAGCTTCGCTGGCTTAATCAGCCACCGGAAGCGGCATTGAATCAGGGGCGGGATCTGTTGCTGCGACTGGGAGCATTGCAGACCACCGCGACGGGTCTGCAACTGACCGATGCGGGCGCGAAGATGGCGCAGTTACCATTGCACCCAAGGCTTGCTCACCTGTTACTGGTGGGCTGGCAGTGCGGTTGTGGCAAGCTGGCCTGCGATATTGCCGCACTGCTGAGTGAACGGGATCCACTCAGCGGTGATGCTGATTTTGAGCGTCGTCTCAGCTGGCTTAAAGGGGACATCGTCTGCGCTGCCAGCCAGAAAGGGATTCTGCAGCGTATTCGTCAGCTCAGTCAGCAGTTTTACCGGCTGTGCAACCGCCATCTGGGTGAGCTTAGTCAGTGTGCTGTGGCTCTGTCAGAATCAGCCCTGAGTGCGATGCTGATCGCGCAGGCCTATCCGGACCGGATCGCCTCACAACGCCGGGAGGGGGGCGGCGATTATCAGCTCAGTGGTGGCCGGGCGGTGCGGCTGGCCGAGACTGATCCGCTGGCAAAACAGCGCTGGCTGGCGGTGGCGAATTGCGGCGGTATGCAGGGACAGAGCGCCGACCGGGTGTTTCTGGCGATGGCATTGCCGGAAACGCTATTTGCGAGTGAACTGTCAGGACTGGTGCAGCAGCATAAAGTGGTGGACTGGGATCGCCGGCAGGAACGTATGTGCTGTGAGCTGCAGCGCCGGATTGGGGTGTTGGTGTTGAGTCGTCAGGAGCTGGAGGAGATTCCTCTGGCAGAGAAAAACCTGGCGCTGATACAGATGATTCGCAAGCAGGGGTTACAGATTCTTCCCTGGAACAAGGAGATTCAGCGCTGGCGTCAGAGGGTCATGTTTCTCCATCAAACACAGCCGGATAAGGCGGGCTGGCCGGATCTGTCTGATCAGGCGCTGCTGGACACGCTGGAGACCTGGTTACAGCCCTGGCTTGATCCGGTAAATCATATCAACCATTTTGCCCGCCTTGATCTGGCGGGAATACTGCAGGGGTTGTTGCCATGGCCACTGCCGAATGAGTTAGAGAAGCTTGCGCCGACCCGCCTGAAGCTGCCTTCAGGGCACAGCGCAGCGATTGATTACAGTGAGTTTCCGCCGGTGCTTGCGGTGAAGCTTCAGGAGATGCTGGGGTCAACGGATACCCCGGTTATCGGTTATGGCGTAGCGGTGAAAATACACCTGCTCTCGCCGGCCCGCAGGCCTCTGGCGGTAACGCAGGATCTGGCCAGCTTCTGGGCCAACAGCTATCGCGAGGTTCAGAAGGATATGAAGGGGCGTTATCCAAAACATCAGTGGCCGGATAACCCGCAGGAGGCCTTGCCCTCCGACGGGATTAAACGTAAGAAGCGTAATGAGTAA
- a CDS encoding mechanosensitive ion channel family protein: MAAADIQNSDSSSQSPPQELIIDRIPDLKDLLPDALQPYWAAIEQYPLIGALLIVLASFLVSFFFRAILIRSLQNFNVSSLSFAEDKIIRHLRKPLFTTILFLGFTLAAQIANMGVMTDILVNVSVSVIVASWMRAAFHLSTTILESLGNSHDRIPVIEPQTVPILNLSVRLIVILLGSYCLLIIWGINPLGWLASAGIVGIAVGFAAKDTLANLFSGFFILVDAPYKVGDYVNLDSGERGRVTHIGLRSTRLMSRDDIEITLPNAVIANAKIVNESGGTNSNIRIAIAVSVAYGSDADKVCEILQSIGNEHEGFCEEPEPRVRLRAFGASGLDFELLGWIQKPEDRGRIRHELLLDIYKQFAVAGIEIPYTKTDVYIKEFPKG, translated from the coding sequence ATGGCTGCAGCGGACATTCAGAACTCAGATTCAAGCAGTCAGTCGCCGCCTCAGGAACTGATTATTGACAGAATTCCAGACTTAAAAGATCTGCTGCCCGATGCCCTTCAACCTTACTGGGCGGCTATTGAACAATATCCGCTGATCGGCGCACTGCTGATTGTATTAGCCTCGTTCCTTGTGTCCTTCTTCTTCCGTGCAATACTCATCCGCAGTCTGCAAAATTTCAATGTTTCATCACTGAGCTTTGCCGAAGATAAAATTATCCGCCACCTGCGCAAACCATTATTTACCACCATCCTGTTTCTCGGTTTTACGCTCGCTGCACAGATCGCGAATATGGGTGTAATGACCGATATTCTGGTGAATGTATCGGTCTCGGTCATCGTCGCCAGCTGGATGCGGGCAGCGTTTCATCTAAGCACGACTATCCTGGAATCACTGGGCAACAGTCACGACAGGATCCCGGTTATCGAGCCTCAGACGGTCCCGATTCTCAATTTATCGGTCCGGTTGATTGTGATTTTATTAGGCAGTTATTGCCTGCTGATAATCTGGGGTATTAATCCACTCGGCTGGCTGGCCTCAGCCGGTATAGTCGGCATCGCCGTTGGTTTCGCCGCCAAGGATACACTGGCCAACCTATTCTCTGGGTTCTTCATTCTTGTCGATGCGCCCTATAAAGTTGGCGACTATGTCAATCTCGATAGCGGCGAACGGGGCCGGGTTACACACATTGGATTGCGCAGCACACGCTTGATGAGTCGTGATGATATTGAGATCACTTTACCCAATGCGGTCATCGCCAACGCTAAGATAGTCAATGAAAGCGGTGGGACTAACTCTAATATCCGGATAGCGATAGCAGTCAGCGTCGCCTACGGATCCGACGCCGATAAAGTCTGTGAGATATTACAATCAATCGGCAACGAACATGAGGGGTTTTGTGAAGAACCTGAGCCGCGTGTGCGTTTGCGGGCCTTCGGTGCTTCAGGTCTGGATTTTGAATTGTTGGGCTGGATACAAAAGCCTGAAGACCGGGGCAGAATCCGACATGAGCTGTTGCTTGATATATACAAGCAGTTTGCTGTTGCAGGTATTGAGATTCCCTATACCAAAACAGATGTCTACATTAAGGAGTTCCCTAAAGGCTGA
- a CDS encoding mechanosensitive ion channel: MNIESISKILDEVTVRSIAAFTDIETYSQIGIIIAIYFVAYVFAGRIRGFVGLLNKPPESLQDSPISRLIYRSGKLLFPIFAITLLKISLEFSQSVLEHGWVMQTALTIAILLFFNSFINLLITNTIAAKAFRWIGMPIVFFYAIGVLDDITSVLESVSIELGGIKLSAYGILRTLIFGSLLFWLGRISSSTGQAIIRQQQSFDFKTREIFAKLFEILIFFAILLLLLQLMGINLTALAVFGGAVGVGLGFGLQAIASNFVSGVIILIDRSVSIGDYIELDDGRTGFVTELNMRSTTLETYDGKDIVVPNEKFITNCFTNWSHKNTKQRYRVDFSVAYSTNVRSMVELIKDAVASHPQVLSGEAYPIEERPDCEIDSFGDSGINMFVEFWMEGVDDGKNRVGGDLLLIILETLQNNGIEIPFPQRDVRIIDPGSAAAKQAEAQKPE; this comes from the coding sequence ATGAATATTGAATCTATTTCAAAAATACTTGATGAAGTAACTGTACGCAGTATCGCCGCGTTTACTGATATAGAAACCTATAGCCAGATCGGTATTATTATCGCGATATACTTCGTGGCATACGTTTTTGCGGGACGCATTCGCGGATTTGTTGGGCTGCTGAATAAACCACCAGAGTCACTGCAGGACTCGCCCATTTCAAGACTGATATACCGCAGCGGTAAATTACTCTTTCCGATTTTTGCCATTACCTTACTGAAAATCTCTCTGGAGTTCAGTCAGTCCGTGCTGGAACATGGCTGGGTCATGCAGACCGCCCTGACCATCGCCATTTTGTTGTTTTTCAACTCGTTTATTAATCTGCTGATTACCAATACGATTGCTGCTAAAGCGTTTCGCTGGATTGGTATGCCGATTGTGTTCTTTTATGCTATCGGTGTGCTTGATGATATTACCAGCGTGCTTGAATCGGTATCGATTGAGCTGGGTGGTATCAAGCTGTCGGCCTACGGCATTTTACGCACCCTGATCTTTGGCTCGCTGCTATTCTGGCTGGGACGCATTTCGAGCTCAACAGGGCAGGCTATTATTCGCCAGCAGCAATCATTTGATTTCAAGACCCGGGAAATTTTTGCCAAGCTGTTTGAGATCCTGATATTTTTTGCGATCTTGTTATTGTTGCTGCAGCTAATGGGGATAAACCTCACCGCGCTGGCTGTTTTCGGTGGTGCTGTGGGTGTGGGGCTTGGCTTTGGACTACAAGCCATTGCGTCAAACTTTGTATCGGGCGTTATTATTCTTATCGACCGGTCCGTATCGATTGGCGATTATATCGAGCTGGACGATGGCCGAACCGGCTTTGTGACTGAGCTGAATATGCGTTCGACCACATTAGAAACCTACGATGGTAAAGATATCGTGGTGCCTAATGAAAAGTTTATCACCAACTGCTTCACCAACTGGTCGCACAAGAATACCAAACAGCGATATCGCGTTGACTTTTCAGTGGCCTATAGCACCAATGTCAGAAGCATGGTCGAGCTGATTAAAGACGCCGTCGCGAGCCATCCGCAGGTGTTGAGTGGCGAAGCATATCCGATAGAAGAAAGGCCCGATTGTGAAATCGATAGCTTCGGTGATTCCGGCATCAATATGTTTGTTGAGTTCTGGATGGAAGGCGTCGATGATGGCAAAAACCGGGTCGGCGGCGATCTGCTATTGATTATTCTCGAAACGCTACAGAACAATGGTATTGAGATTCCCTTTCCTCAACGCGATGTGCGTATTATTGATCCGGGAAGTGCAGCGGCAAAGCAAGCTGAAGCGCAGAAACCTGAATAG